A section of the Vicinamibacterales bacterium genome encodes:
- a CDS encoding cation diffusion facilitator family transporter, translating to MAQAHSHDHAGHHHHSHEHGHDHSHAVKADADARYLTIAFVLIVAFMAFEVVAGIVAHSLALLSDAAHMLTDAGALALSLVVLRYVQQPGGESLTYGRRRAEVLSGQANSAVLLVLGVIVIYESVERLVHPPEVQGLVVTVVAGIGVVVNLAAAWVLAKANRESMNVEGSFQHILTDLYAFVGTLIAGVVIMTTGFVRADAIASMAVAILMLRSGYQLQKKAIRVLLEGAPAGLTPRDVGMTMARCEHVKEVHDLHLWELAPGHPILTAHVLVSAGIDCHGARRTLEQMLRDQFHIEHTTLQVEHAPREILTMQRRPGPAV from the coding sequence GTGGCACAGGCGCATTCCCACGACCATGCCGGCCATCATCATCACTCCCACGAACACGGCCACGACCATTCGCACGCCGTCAAGGCCGACGCCGACGCCCGTTATCTCACCATCGCGTTCGTACTGATCGTCGCCTTCATGGCGTTCGAGGTCGTCGCCGGCATCGTCGCGCACTCGCTGGCGCTGTTGTCCGACGCGGCGCACATGCTGACCGACGCCGGCGCGCTGGCGCTCTCGCTGGTCGTGCTCCGCTACGTGCAGCAGCCCGGCGGCGAGAGCTTGACCTATGGCCGTCGGCGCGCGGAGGTCCTGAGCGGGCAGGCGAACAGCGCCGTGCTGCTGGTGCTCGGCGTGATCGTCATCTACGAGTCAGTCGAGCGGCTGGTGCACCCGCCCGAGGTTCAGGGGCTGGTGGTGACCGTCGTCGCCGGCATCGGCGTCGTGGTGAATCTTGCCGCCGCGTGGGTGCTGGCGAAGGCCAACCGCGAGAGCATGAACGTCGAAGGCAGCTTCCAGCACATCCTCACCGACCTGTATGCGTTCGTCGGGACGCTCATCGCCGGGGTCGTCATCATGACGACCGGGTTCGTCCGCGCCGACGCGATCGCGTCGATGGCCGTCGCGATCCTGATGCTGCGGTCCGGCTACCAGTTGCAGAAAAAGGCGATCCGGGTGCTGCTCGAAGGGGCGCCGGCAGGCCTCACGCCGCGCGACGTCGGGATGACGATGGCGCGCTGCGAGCACGTCAAGGAGGTGCACGACCTGCATCTCTGGGAACTGGCGCCGGGGCACCCGATCCTGACCGCGCACGTGCTGGTTTCGGCGGGCATCGACTGTCACGGCGCGCGCCGCACGCTCGAGCAGATGCTGCGCGACCAATTCCATATCGAACACACGACGCTGCAGGTCGAACACGCGCCGCGCGAGATTCTGACGATGCAGCGGCGGCCGGGTCCCGCCGTTTAG
- a CDS encoding AraC family transcriptional regulator — MSVRSDVLSDVLRAVRLTGAVFFDFELSSPWVAEAPPAHEIAGSVMPGAHRVIEYHLIARGNCWGHAVGADPIALREGDLIVFPQGDGHVLSSAPGMRSVPDHSMFVRRSSPLPLVYEMGGGGSDRARVVCGFLGCDDRPYNPLLGALPRMIHLSARGPRAITGWLSTLVNIAVAESGAGRPGGENVLARLSELMFVEVVRQYLEALPEAETGWLAGLRDAAVGQALAAMHAEPAADWSVEGLARAGGLSRSVFAERFTDMVGQPPMQYLALWRAQLASRLLAEGGQVAAVAAAVGYESEAAFSRAFKKFVGRSPAAWRREAAERPAAPTRAMIGQAR, encoded by the coding sequence GTGAGCGTCCGGAGCGACGTCCTGTCGGACGTGCTGCGCGCGGTGCGGCTGACCGGCGCGGTGTTCTTCGATTTCGAGCTCAGTTCGCCGTGGGTCGCGGAAGCGCCCCCCGCCCACGAGATCGCCGGGTCGGTGATGCCGGGCGCGCACCGGGTCATCGAGTACCACCTGATCGCGCGCGGCAACTGCTGGGGCCATGCGGTCGGCGCCGACCCGATAGCGTTGCGGGAGGGGGACCTGATCGTGTTTCCGCAGGGAGACGGGCACGTGCTGTCGAGCGCGCCCGGCATGCGTTCGGTGCCGGATCACTCGATGTTCGTGCGCCGTTCGTCGCCGCTGCCGCTGGTCTATGAGATGGGCGGCGGCGGCAGCGATCGGGCCCGCGTGGTCTGCGGGTTCCTCGGATGCGACGACCGCCCCTACAATCCGCTGCTCGGCGCGTTGCCGCGGATGATTCACCTGTCGGCGCGCGGTCCGCGTGCGATCACCGGCTGGTTGAGCACGCTCGTCAACATCGCCGTCGCCGAGTCCGGCGCGGGCCGGCCGGGCGGCGAGAACGTGCTCGCGCGGCTGTCCGAGCTCATGTTCGTCGAGGTCGTCCGGCAGTATCTCGAGGCGCTGCCGGAGGCCGAGACCGGCTGGCTCGCCGGGCTCCGCGACGCCGCGGTCGGTCAGGCGCTGGCGGCGATGCACGCCGAGCCGGCGGCAGACTGGTCGGTGGAGGGGCTGGCGCGTGCCGGCGGGTTGTCGCGCTCGGTCTTTGCCGAGCGCTTCACCGACATGGTCGGGCAGCCGCCGATGCAGTATCTGGCGCTCTGGCGCGCGCAGCTCGCGTCGCGGCTGCTCGCCGAGGGTGGCCAGGTCGCCGCCGTCGCCGCCGCGGTCGGCTACGAATCGGAAGCGGCGTTCAGCCGCGCCTTCAAGAAATTCGTCGGGCGTTCACCGGCGGCCTGGCGCCGCGAGGCCGCAGAGCGCCCGGCCGCGCCGACTCGTGCGATGATCGGCCAAGCGAGGTGA
- a CDS encoding DinB family protein, with product MTTTVSNVPAGMVSRPAAASVRAGLLADRLEQGARALASLASTLCDNEWHTPLPHDGRSCGVVVHHVASVYPLEIQLAKTVASGDPVTGVTGKDVDAMNAAHADAHAAVTKGQAIDLLLRNSAAAADAIRALTDEDLDRAAAVSLYDDAALTCQFVLEDHAVRHSYHHLAGIRAAVRR from the coding sequence ATGACGACAACCGTTTCCAATGTCCCGGCCGGTATGGTCTCTCGTCCGGCAGCGGCGAGCGTGCGCGCCGGCCTGCTGGCCGACCGCCTGGAACAGGGAGCGCGCGCGCTGGCGTCGCTCGCCAGCACGCTGTGCGACAACGAGTGGCACACGCCGCTTCCGCACGACGGCCGTAGCTGCGGCGTCGTGGTCCATCACGTGGCGAGCGTCTACCCGCTGGAAATCCAGCTGGCCAAAACCGTGGCATCGGGTGACCCGGTGACCGGCGTGACGGGCAAGGACGTCGACGCGATGAACGCCGCGCACGCCGACGCCCACGCCGCGGTCACGAAGGGCCAGGCGATCGACCTGCTGCTGCGCAACAGCGCGGCGGCGGCGGACGCCATCCGCGCCCTCACCGACGAGGATCTCGATCGCGCGGCCGCGGTCTCGCTCTACGACGACGCGGCGCTGACCTGCCAGTTCGTGCTCGAGGACCACGCGGTGCGGCACAGCTATCACCACCTGGCCGGCATCCGAGCGGCGGTGCGGCGATGA
- a CDS encoding class I SAM-dependent methyltransferase, which translates to MTPATTVLVCDPARYPVDFAAVKARQRAMWASGDFAVVGTTLQIVGETLCEAVDIRSGERVLDVAAGNGNATLAAARRFARVVSTDYLPELLDHGRRRAAAEGLDVLFETADAEALPFAGGDFDVVLSTFGVMFAPDHRRGARELLRVCRPGGRIGLACWTPGGFVGRLFRTVAVHVPPIPGVASPLLWGNADYLESLFERGQTIASTPRQFAFRYASAEHFVDVFRAFYGPMHKAFDALDAAGQMALEREVIALLRQADEGAGRGLVIPAEYLEVVVRA; encoded by the coding sequence ATGACGCCAGCGACCACCGTCCTCGTCTGCGATCCGGCTCGGTATCCCGTCGACTTCGCCGCCGTGAAGGCGCGGCAGCGGGCGATGTGGGCGTCGGGCGACTTCGCGGTCGTCGGCACGACGCTCCAGATCGTCGGCGAGACGCTCTGCGAGGCGGTCGACATCCGCAGTGGTGAACGCGTGCTCGACGTCGCCGCCGGCAATGGCAACGCCACGCTGGCGGCGGCGCGCCGGTTCGCGCGCGTGGTCTCGACCGACTACCTGCCGGAGCTGCTCGATCATGGCCGCCGGCGCGCCGCCGCGGAAGGGCTCGACGTGCTGTTCGAGACGGCCGATGCCGAGGCACTGCCTTTCGCCGGCGGCGACTTCGACGTGGTGCTCTCGACGTTCGGGGTGATGTTCGCGCCCGATCATCGCCGCGGCGCCCGAGAGCTGCTCCGCGTCTGCCGGCCCGGCGGCCGCATCGGGCTCGCGTGCTGGACGCCAGGGGGTTTCGTCGGCAGGCTGTTCCGCACCGTCGCAGTGCACGTGCCGCCGATCCCCGGCGTTGCATCGCCGCTCTTGTGGGGGAATGCTGACTACCTCGAATCCCTCTTCGAACGCGGCCAAACGATCGCCTCCACGCCGCGGCAGTTTGCGTTCCGTTACGCCTCGGCCGAGCACTTCGTCGACGTGTTTCGAGCCTTCTATGGCCCGATGCACAAGGCGTTCGATGCGCTCGACGCGGCAGGGCAGATGGCGCTGGAGCGCGAGGTGATCGCGCTGCTGCGGCAGGCGGACGAGGGAGCGGGACGAGGCCTGGTCATCCCCGCCGAGTATCTCGAAGTCGTCGTTCGGGCGTGA
- a CDS encoding alpha/beta hydrolase fold domain-containing protein, with product MTLRFAAFLVLALQLAAGQGAPAPAGGGPFAPRPIVAGGVVIPLYRADSPFLKKDRLAEPEVDTMQASVPGRIQSIVNIHNPSIEIHPVDKGINTGALVILVPGGGHNTLNVGTEGADFVHFFYNYGVNTAILRNRLRKDGYEVDVDAVRDAQQAIRVAREHAAEFGVDPRKIGIVGFSAGAELAAAAAIRYERADARPDFVGLVYPGPSPFTRDAKTPVPADAPPTFIACAGSGDAQHAIWADDYFRAFLSARVPNLEMHIYGNGVHANGMKDRNGEPFGTWHERFVDWFRDLGFLQKPGVETKAARDVAAYVAGKQAPGKS from the coding sequence ATGACGCTGCGCTTCGCCGCCTTTCTGGTCCTGGCGTTGCAGCTGGCGGCGGGGCAAGGCGCGCCCGCGCCGGCTGGCGGTGGGCCTTTCGCGCCGCGGCCAATCGTCGCCGGCGGCGTGGTCATCCCGCTCTACCGGGCCGACTCGCCGTTCCTGAAAAAGGATCGGCTGGCCGAACCCGAGGTCGACACGATGCAGGCGTCGGTGCCTGGGCGGATCCAGAGCATCGTCAACATCCACAATCCATCGATCGAAATTCATCCCGTCGACAAGGGCATCAACACCGGCGCGCTCGTCATCCTCGTGCCCGGCGGCGGCCACAACACGCTCAACGTCGGCACCGAAGGGGCCGACTTCGTCCACTTCTTCTACAACTACGGCGTCAACACCGCGATCCTGCGCAACCGGCTGCGCAAGGACGGCTACGAGGTCGACGTGGACGCCGTGCGTGACGCGCAGCAGGCCATTCGCGTGGCGCGCGAGCACGCAGCCGAGTTCGGGGTCGACCCCAGGAAGATTGGCATCGTCGGCTTCTCGGCGGGCGCGGAGCTGGCCGCGGCCGCTGCGATCCGCTACGAGCGCGCGGATGCGCGGCCCGATTTCGTCGGGCTCGTCTACCCGGGCCCGTCGCCGTTCACCCGCGACGCCAAAACTCCGGTTCCCGCCGACGCCCCACCCACGTTCATCGCCTGCGCCGGCTCGGGCGACGCGCAGCACGCAATCTGGGCCGACGACTATTTCCGTGCCTTCCTCTCGGCGCGCGTGCCCAACCTCGAGATGCACATCTACGGCAACGGCGTGCACGCCAACGGCATGAAGGACCGCAACGGCGAGCCGTTCGGCACGTGGCACGAACGGTTCGTCGACTGGTTCCGCGATCTCGGGTTCCTGCAGAAGCCGGGCGTCGAGACCAAGGCCGCCAGGGACGTCGCCGCGTACGTGGCCGGGAAACAGGCCCCCGGGAAATCATGA
- a CDS encoding response regulator, whose product MTPRPDSTTRPTGLLPPSTLAGFVVALIALAAIALVTYRAATVQMTAGRSVTRSMTMLQRLDDFLSTMKDAETGQRGYLLTGEERYLGPYTAAKAAIGPQLEALNNGAQDAEVERQRLGRVRELADEKMTELAETIALRQAGRNDEARALVMTDSGRNTMDGLRQALGEVATDERQRVADRQADWDSARDTTVRVAWGGSALLLVLIVAAAMTTSRDYQRRQADAWVGAGQAALGVKLQGEQTLTTLGERVLSFLTAWTNAQVGSVYVVDTPGRLQRVGGYALPASMAADTLRDGEGLVGQAARENRLLHVTDVPEGYLPIESSVGRGASRELVIAPATADGVVQAVVELGFLRPVPAAERELLERASQSLGIAVRSARDRTRLEELLQETQRQAEELQAQQEELRVNNEELEEQALALKESQARLETQQAELEQINTHLEEQSEALERQKDELTASQTILADKAGELERSNRYKSEFLANMSHELRTPLNSSLILAKVLADNKTGNLTDEQVRFAQTISSAGNDLLALINDILDLSKIEAGKVDVSPAPVSIAAATDALVKGLQPIAQEKRLGFSTVIEPGTPDRIETDSQRLGQILRNLLSNALKFTERGEVRLQVGPSGSTGVSFTVRDTGIGIAPDQQDFIFEAFRQADGSTHRKYGGTGLGLSISRDLARLLGGDITLESTAGVGSAFTLTLPMAYAPRPLAPPTKPLPHVAAAPAFSERVSAPPRPVAAAIEDDRDRLEPGARRILVVEDDTRFAAILRDLSHEMGFQCVVTHSANDGLAAAGSYRPDAIVLDINLPDHSGLGVLDQLKRNPATRHIPVHVASVADFSKEALERGAIGYALKPVKRDDLVEAFRRLENKASQSVRRVLVVEDDARQRESIRQLLSNGNVQITTVETAAAALDELRTTTFDCMVMDLNLPDVSGYDLLERMAAQEDVSFPPVIVYTGHSLSRDEEQRLRRFSKSIIIKDARSPERLLDEVTLFLHQVEASLPVERQRMLQAARDRDATLDGRRILVVEDDARNIFALSSVLEPKGARLVIARNGREALEALDRSQSADGQAIDLVLMDIMMPEMDGLTAMREIRRRPEWKKLPIIALTAKAMRDDQERCLAAGANDYIAKPLDVERLLSLVRVWMPS is encoded by the coding sequence ATGACGCCGCGCCCGGACAGCACGACGCGGCCAACCGGGCTATTGCCTCCAAGTACGCTCGCGGGCTTCGTAGTCGCGCTGATCGCCCTCGCCGCCATCGCGCTCGTCACTTATCGGGCGGCGACGGTTCAAATGACGGCCGGCCGCAGCGTGACGCGGTCGATGACGATGCTGCAGCGGCTCGACGACTTCCTGTCGACGATGAAGGACGCCGAGACCGGCCAGCGCGGCTACCTGTTGACCGGCGAGGAGCGCTACCTCGGTCCGTACACCGCGGCGAAGGCAGCGATCGGCCCGCAGCTCGAAGCGCTGAACAACGGCGCCCAGGACGCAGAGGTCGAACGACAGCGGCTCGGCCGGGTGCGCGAGCTGGCCGACGAAAAGATGACGGAGCTGGCCGAGACGATTGCGCTTCGTCAGGCCGGCCGAAACGACGAGGCGCGGGCGCTGGTCATGACCGACAGCGGCAGGAACACGATGGACGGGCTGCGCCAGGCGCTCGGCGAGGTCGCGACCGACGAGCGCCAGCGGGTCGCCGACCGACAGGCGGATTGGGACTCCGCACGCGACACAACGGTGCGCGTCGCCTGGGGCGGCTCTGCGCTGTTGCTCGTGCTGATCGTCGCCGCCGCCATGACGACCTCGCGCGACTACCAGCGGCGTCAGGCCGATGCCTGGGTCGGCGCCGGCCAGGCGGCGCTCGGCGTGAAGCTGCAGGGCGAGCAGACGCTCACCACGCTCGGCGAACGCGTCCTGTCCTTCCTGACGGCGTGGACGAACGCGCAAGTCGGGTCTGTGTATGTGGTCGACACGCCCGGGCGGCTGCAGCGCGTCGGGGGATACGCGCTGCCCGCGTCGATGGCGGCTGACACGCTCCGTGATGGCGAAGGGCTCGTCGGCCAGGCCGCGCGCGAGAACAGGCTGCTGCACGTAACCGACGTGCCGGAGGGTTACCTGCCGATTGAATCGAGCGTCGGCCGGGGGGCGTCGCGCGAGCTGGTGATCGCGCCGGCGACGGCCGACGGCGTCGTCCAGGCGGTCGTGGAGCTCGGATTCCTGCGGCCGGTTCCGGCAGCGGAGCGCGAGCTGCTCGAGCGCGCATCCCAGTCGCTCGGCATCGCCGTTCGCTCGGCGCGCGACCGCACGCGCCTCGAGGAGCTGCTCCAGGAGACGCAGCGCCAGGCCGAGGAGCTGCAGGCGCAGCAGGAGGAACTTCGGGTCAACAACGAGGAGCTCGAGGAACAGGCGCTCGCGTTGAAGGAATCGCAGGCCAGACTCGAGACGCAGCAGGCGGAGCTGGAGCAGATCAACACGCACCTCGAGGAGCAGTCGGAAGCGCTGGAGCGCCAGAAGGACGAACTGACGGCGTCGCAGACCATTCTCGCGGACAAGGCTGGGGAGCTCGAGCGTTCGAACCGCTACAAGAGCGAGTTCCTGGCCAACATGAGCCACGAGCTGCGGACGCCGCTCAACTCGTCGCTGATCCTCGCCAAGGTGCTGGCCGACAACAAGACCGGCAATCTCACCGACGAACAGGTCCGCTTCGCGCAGACGATCTCGTCGGCGGGCAACGATCTGCTCGCGCTCATCAACGACATCCTCGATCTGTCGAAGATCGAGGCGGGCAAGGTCGACGTGTCACCCGCTCCCGTCTCGATCGCGGCGGCGACCGACGCGCTGGTCAAGGGGCTCCAGCCGATCGCGCAGGAGAAGAGACTCGGCTTCTCGACGGTCATCGAGCCGGGCACGCCGGACCGGATCGAAACCGATTCGCAGCGGCTGGGACAGATTTTGCGCAATCTCCTCTCGAATGCGCTGAAGTTCACCGAGCGCGGCGAGGTGCGTCTCCAGGTTGGGCCGTCGGGCAGCACCGGCGTGTCGTTCACGGTGCGGGACACCGGCATCGGGATCGCGCCGGATCAGCAGGACTTCATCTTCGAGGCCTTCCGCCAGGCGGACGGCAGCACGCATCGCAAGTACGGCGGCACCGGCCTCGGCTTGTCGATTTCGCGGGACCTGGCGCGGCTGCTGGGCGGCGACATCACCCTCGAGAGCACCGCAGGCGTCGGGAGCGCTTTCACGCTCACGCTGCCGATGGCCTATGCGCCGCGGCCTCTCGCGCCACCGACGAAACCGCTGCCGCACGTCGCCGCCGCGCCGGCGTTCTCCGAACGCGTGTCCGCGCCGCCGCGGCCGGTCGCCGCCGCCATCGAGGACGATCGGGATCGCCTGGAGCCGGGCGCGCGGCGGATCCTGGTGGTCGAAGACGACACGCGCTTTGCGGCGATCCTGCGCGATCTGTCGCACGAGATGGGGTTCCAGTGTGTCGTCACCCATTCGGCCAACGACGGCCTCGCCGCCGCCGGCAGCTACCGGCCGGATGCCATCGTGCTCGACATCAACCTCCCCGATCACTCCGGTCTCGGTGTCCTGGACCAGTTGAAGCGAAACCCGGCGACGCGGCATATCCCGGTACACGTCGCGTCGGTCGCCGACTTCTCGAAAGAGGCGCTCGAGCGCGGCGCGATCGGCTACGCGCTGAAGCCGGTCAAGCGCGACGACCTCGTCGAAGCCTTCCGTCGCCTCGAGAACAAGGCGTCGCAGAGCGTGCGCCGCGTGCTGGTGGTGGAAGACGATGCCCGGCAGCGCGAGAGCATCCGCCAGCTGTTGTCGAACGGGAACGTCCAGATCACCACCGTCGAAACGGCGGCGGCGGCGCTCGACGAGCTGCGGACGACGACGTTCGACTGCATGGTCATGGATCTGAACCTGCCCGACGTCAGCGGGTACGATCTGCTCGAGCGGATGGCGGCTCAGGAGGACGTCTCGTTCCCGCCGGTCATCGTCTACACCGGGCACTCGCTGTCGCGCGACGAGGAGCAGCGGCTGCGACGCTTCTCGAAGTCGATCATCATCAAGGACGCGCGATCGCCGGAACGCCTGCTCGACGAAGTGACGCTGTTCCTGCACCAGGTCGAGGCATCGCTGCCGGTCGAGCGGCAGCGGATGCTGCAGGCGGCGCGCGACCGCGACGCGACGCTCGACGGCCGCCGCATTCTCGTGGTCGAGGACGACGCGCGCAACATCTTCGCCCTGTCGAGCGTGCTCGAGCCGAAGGGAGCCCGGCTGGTCATCGCGCGCAACGGCCGAGAAGCACTCGAGGCGCTCGACCGCAGCCAGTCGGCCGACGGCCAGGCGATCGATCTCGTGCTGATGGACATCATGATGCCCGAGATGGACGGCCTGACCGCGATGCGCGAGATCCGGCGGCGGCCGGAGTGGAAGAAGCTGCCGATCATCGCGCTCACCGCCAAGGCGATGCGCGACGACCAGGAGCGGTGCCTCGCGGCCGGCGCCAACGACTACATCGCCAAGCCGCTCGACGTCGAACGGCTGCTGTCGCTCGTCCGCGTCTGGATGCCGTCGTGA
- a CDS encoding protein-glutamate O-methyltransferase CheR, whose product MKPAGERDGDIEMALLVDAIYLKYHYDFRGYAPASLKRRLRAALSHFDCATLSQLQDRILHDPATLPVLLDFLTVTVSEMFRDPEYFRMLRLEVAPVLRTYPSLKVWVAGCSSGEEVYSLAILLQEEGLLARTIIYATDINPRVLQKAEAGVYEADRIPGFTQNHRRSGAATSLSQYYTAAYGRAVFDRALRGNVVFSDHSLATDSVFAEVHLVSCRNVLIYFDRDLQDRAIGLFRDSLCRKGYLGIGSRESLRLSRFARDFTEVSRPERMYQRVGP is encoded by the coding sequence GTGAAGCCGGCCGGCGAACGGGACGGCGACATCGAGATGGCGCTGCTCGTCGACGCCATCTACCTGAAATACCACTACGACTTCCGCGGCTACGCCCCGGCCTCGCTCAAGCGGCGGCTGCGCGCCGCGCTGTCGCATTTCGACTGCGCGACGCTCTCGCAGCTGCAGGACCGGATCCTCCACGACCCGGCCACGCTGCCGGTGCTGCTCGACTTCCTGACCGTGACCGTCAGCGAGATGTTCCGCGATCCGGAGTACTTCCGGATGCTTCGCCTCGAGGTCGCGCCCGTCCTGCGCACCTACCCGTCGCTGAAGGTGTGGGTGGCGGGCTGCAGCAGCGGCGAAGAGGTGTATTCGCTGGCGATTCTGCTGCAGGAAGAGGGATTGCTGGCCCGCACGATCATCTACGCCACCGACATCAACCCGCGCGTGCTGCAGAAGGCGGAAGCGGGCGTCTACGAGGCCGATCGGATACCCGGGTTCACGCAGAACCACCGCCGTTCCGGGGCCGCGACGTCGCTGTCGCAGTACTACACCGCCGCCTACGGGCGGGCGGTATTCGATCGCGCGCTTCGGGGAAACGTCGTGTTCTCGGACCACAGCCTGGCGACGGACAGCGTCTTCGCGGAAGTGCACCTGGTGTCGTGCCGGAACGTGCTCATCTATTTCGACCGCGATCTCCAGGATCGAGCCATCGGGCTGTTCCGCGATTCGTTGTGCCGGAAAGGGTATCTCGGGATCGGCAGCCGGGAATCCCTGCGCCTGTCGCGCTTTGCCCGCGACTTCACCGAGGTCTCGCGCCCCGAACGGATGTATCAACGGGTCGGCCCATGA
- a CDS encoding chemotaxis protein CheB translates to MTPQERLSQVEAIVIGTSAGGIEALSVVLPALGKGLRVPVFVVQHLPREGPSLLAAIFSAKCRRPVLEADDKMAIAPGTIYFAPPDYHMLIDGGSLAMSADEPVLYSRPSIDVLFESAAEAYGDRMAAVLLTGGNEDGSAGLQTVHRAGGVTIVQDPLDAQVPLMVEAALRRTPADFVLPLGGIARLISAAVPQ, encoded by the coding sequence ATGACGCCACAGGAACGGCTCAGCCAGGTGGAGGCCATTGTGATCGGGACGTCCGCGGGGGGCATCGAAGCCTTGTCGGTCGTGCTCCCAGCTTTGGGGAAGGGCCTCCGCGTGCCCGTGTTCGTCGTGCAGCATCTGCCACGGGAAGGGCCAAGCCTGCTCGCCGCCATTTTCTCGGCGAAGTGCCGGCGGCCGGTGCTCGAAGCCGACGATAAGATGGCGATTGCTCCCGGGACGATTTATTTTGCACCGCCGGACTACCACATGCTGATCGATGGCGGGTCACTGGCCATGTCGGCCGATGAGCCGGTGCTGTATTCGCGGCCGTCGATCGACGTGCTGTTCGAATCGGCCGCCGAGGCGTACGGCGACCGGATGGCCGCTGTGCTGCTCACCGGCGGCAACGAGGACGGCTCTGCAGGGCTCCAGACCGTGCACCGTGCCGGCGGGGTCACGATCGTCCAGGATCCGCTCGATGCGCAGGTACCGCTGATGGTCGAGGCCGCGCTGCGACGCACGCCCGCCGACTTCGTGCTGCCGCTCGGCGGCATCGCCCGGCTCATCTCCGCGGCGGTGCCGCAGTGA
- a CDS encoding hybrid sensor histidine kinase/response regulator, giving the protein MVTCLIVDDRPENLLALSTVLRGDGVEVLEARSGAEALDLLLSHDVALALLDVHMPDMDGFELAELMRGSQRTRAVPIIFVTAGVHDQVRIFKGYDSGAVDFLYKPIDARILRHKAEVFFQLHRQNRQMAQELRERTETLRLNEMFTAVLGHDLRDPLNAIATGAQILQRRSEEPAVQATAAKMISSAHRMGRMIDDMLDLARARLAGGIPLNRQPADLAALMHRVVHEHQENAPGRCIEVSIEGDVSGDWDTDRLAQVASNLIGNALRHGDGASPIEVRLQGSADRATLVVANGGIIPPDVLPHVFDPFRGGERRLGRGDGLGLGLYIVQQVVLAHHGRIAVHSTEGRTTFELVLPRRAFEVVKL; this is encoded by the coding sequence ATGGTGACGTGCCTGATCGTCGACGATCGCCCGGAGAACCTGCTGGCGCTGTCGACCGTGTTGCGCGGCGACGGCGTCGAGGTGCTGGAGGCGCGGTCGGGCGCGGAAGCGCTCGATCTCCTGCTGTCACACGACGTCGCTTTGGCGCTGCTCGACGTGCACATGCCCGACATGGACGGCTTCGAGCTGGCGGAGCTGATGCGGGGCAGCCAACGCACCCGCGCCGTGCCGATCATCTTCGTCACCGCCGGCGTGCACGACCAGGTGCGCATCTTCAAGGGCTACGACAGCGGCGCGGTCGACTTCCTGTACAAGCCGATCGATGCGCGGATCCTCCGGCACAAGGCCGAGGTCTTCTTCCAGCTGCACCGCCAGAACCGGCAGATGGCGCAGGAGCTGCGCGAACGGACCGAGACCCTGCGCCTGAACGAGATGTTCACCGCAGTGCTCGGCCACGATCTGCGCGATCCGCTGAACGCGATCGCGACGGGGGCGCAGATACTGCAGCGCCGCAGCGAAGAGCCGGCGGTGCAGGCGACCGCCGCCAAGATGATCTCGAGCGCGCACCGCATGGGACGGATGATCGACGACATGCTCGATCTGGCCCGGGCGCGGCTGGCCGGCGGCATTCCGCTGAACCGGCAGCCCGCCGACCTCGCCGCGCTCATGCACCGCGTCGTCCACGAACACCAGGAGAACGCGCCAGGCCGCTGCATCGAGGTATCCATCGAGGGGGACGTCAGCGGCGACTGGGACACCGACCGGCTCGCGCAGGTCGCCTCGAATCTGATCGGCAACGCGCTCCGCCATGGCGACGGCGCGTCGCCGATCGAGGTGCGGCTGCAGGGATCGGCCGACCGGGCGACGCTGGTGGTGGCCAACGGTGGGATAATTCCGCCCGACGTGCTGCCGCACGTCTTCGACCCGTTCCGGGGCGGCGAGCGCCGGCTCGGTCGCGGCGACGGTCTCGGCCTGGGTCTCTATATCGTGCAGCAGGTGGTGCTGGCGCATCACGGACGGATCGCGGTCCACTCGACAGAGGGCCGCACGACGTTCGAGCTGGTGCTGCCGCGACGGGCGTTCGAGGTGGTCAAACTGTGA